The Microcoleus sp. AS-A8 genome window below encodes:
- a CDS encoding aminopeptidase P N-terminal domain-containing protein, with protein MIPQTEYTERREQLMAKIGNGTAIFRSAPVAVMHNDVEYAYRQDSDFFYLTGFNEPEAVAVLAPHHEEHRYILFVQPKEWDKEVWTGYRTGVDAAKEKYGADEAYPIAELGEKLPKYLEKADRIYYHLGRDRQFNDCIITHWQRLMATYPKRGTGPIAIESTHPILHAMRLIKSPTELEMMRKAVEISVEAHNHARKFTQPGRYEYEVQAELEHIFRLRGALGPAYPSIVASGINSCILHYIENNRQMQDNDLLLIDAGCSYGYYNADITRTFPVGNSFTQEQGILYELVLEAQLEAIAQVQPGNPYNSFHDTAVRVLVEGLMDLGLLAGDIEEIIKEEKYKPFYMHRTGHWLGLDVHDAGVYKHGENWQTLQPGHVVTVEPGLYIGLDAKPAEGQPEIDHRWRGIGIRIEDDVLVTESGHEVLTAAVPKSIEDMER; from the coding sequence ATGATTCCGCAAACCGAGTACACAGAACGTCGCGAACAGTTGATGGCGAAGATTGGCAATGGTACCGCCATTTTTCGCAGTGCCCCGGTTGCGGTGATGCACAATGATGTAGAGTATGCTTATCGACAAGACAGCGACTTCTTTTATTTAACAGGGTTCAATGAACCCGAAGCGGTAGCAGTACTCGCGCCGCATCATGAAGAACATCGATATATTCTATTTGTTCAACCTAAAGAATGGGACAAAGAAGTCTGGACAGGTTATCGGACGGGGGTGGACGCCGCTAAGGAAAAATACGGTGCAGATGAGGCGTATCCCATCGCGGAACTGGGTGAAAAGTTACCAAAGTATTTAGAAAAGGCCGATCGCATTTATTATCACTTAGGGCGCGATCGCCAGTTCAACGATTGTATTATCACCCACTGGCAACGGTTGATGGCAACGTATCCCAAGCGTGGCACAGGCCCGATTGCGATTGAATCCACCCATCCCATTCTCCATGCCATGCGCTTAATCAAAAGCCCAACGGAGTTGGAGATGATGCGAAAAGCGGTGGAAATTTCCGTTGAAGCCCACAACCACGCACGGAAGTTTACCCAACCCGGACGCTATGAGTATGAAGTCCAGGCTGAGTTAGAACACATTTTTCGCTTGCGGGGTGCCTTGGGGCCAGCCTATCCCTCGATTGTGGCGTCGGGGATTAATAGCTGTATTTTGCACTACATCGAGAATAATCGGCAGATGCAAGATAATGACTTACTGCTGATTGATGCGGGTTGTTCCTATGGGTACTACAACGCGGATATTACTCGTACCTTTCCGGTAGGTAACAGCTTTACCCAAGAGCAAGGAATTCTGTATGAGCTGGTTTTGGAGGCGCAGTTGGAAGCGATCGCGCAAGTGCAACCCGGAAACCCCTACAATTCATTTCATGATACCGCCGTGCGGGTATTAGTCGAAGGGTTGATGGATTTGGGACTGCTCGCGGGGGATATTGAAGAAATCATCAAAGAAGAGAAGTACAAACCGTTCTACATGCACCGTACCGGACACTGGCTGGGGTTAGATGTTCACGACGCCGGTGTTTATAAGCATGGCGAAAATTGGCAAACATTACAACCGGGTCATGTAGTAACAGTGGAACCGGGACTGTATATTGGTCTTGACGCTAAACCGGCGGAAGGGCAACCAGAAATTGATCACCGTTGGCGCGGCATAGGGATTCGGATTGAGGATGATGTTTTAGTCACCGAGTCGGGACATGAGGTGCTGACGGCAGCAGTACCAAAATCCATTGAGGATATGGAACGGTAA
- a CDS encoding DUF421 domain-containing protein gives MDAVLRASAIYFFLLLIFRLSGKRSIAQITTFDLILLLIISEATQQALLGQDFSLTNAFLVIVTLVGIDIGLSLLKQRSQRIEKILEDEPLIIVEEGRPLLNRMKKVRVDEADVLIAARILQGLERMDQIKYAVLERNGGISIIPKQES, from the coding sequence ATGGATGCCGTTCTACGAGCTTCTGCTATTTATTTCTTCTTGTTGTTAATCTTCCGCCTGAGTGGAAAGCGTTCCATCGCCCAGATCACAACCTTTGACTTGATACTGCTGCTGATTATAAGTGAGGCGACTCAGCAAGCACTATTGGGTCAGGATTTTTCGCTGACCAATGCTTTCTTGGTCATCGTGACGTTGGTTGGAATCGATATTGGTCTGTCCCTATTGAAGCAGCGATCGCAGAGAATTGAGAAGATTCTGGAAGATGAACCTCTGATCATTGTTGAGGAGGGGCGACCGCTATTGAATCGCATGAAAAAGGTGCGAGTGGACGAGGCGGATGTCCTGATAGCCGCACGCATTTTGCAAGGGTTGGAGCGGATGGATCAGATCAAGTACGCGGTGCTAGAGCGCAATGGCGGCATCTCGATCATTCCGAAGCAGGAAAGCTAA
- a CDS encoding recombination regulator RecX, producing the protein MTCLDYFYQLLSRRDYSAYELTKKGKEKGFEQDEIAEAIQELQSKDYQSDTRIVESMITSYHGKYGKSVIKRKCREKGINADVFEEIWESQIDEEQTGELDDLKAKVMRKYKIDDFRAIEAKTKAKLWNYLQYRGFNPSEVLTQWQREQEEVIE; encoded by the coding sequence ATGACTTGCTTAGATTATTTCTACCAACTCTTATCTCGCCGAGATTACAGCGCTTATGAACTCACTAAGAAAGGCAAGGAAAAGGGATTTGAACAAGATGAAATCGCTGAAGCAATTCAGGAACTTCAGAGTAAAGATTATCAATCTGATACTCGCATAGTCGAAAGTATGATTACTTCTTATCACGGCAAATATGGAAAATCTGTGATTAAGCGCAAATGCCGTGAAAAGGGAATTAATGCCGATGTATTTGAGGAAATCTGGGAGTCACAAATTGATGAAGAGCAAACCGGAGAACTGGATGATTTAAAGGCTAAAGTGATGCGAAAGTACAAAATTGATGACTTCCGAGCCATCGAGGCGAAAACCAAAGCAAAGTTATGGAACTATCTTCAGTACAGAGGGTTTAATCCTAGTGAAGTGTTAACTCAGTGGCAGAGGGAACAAGAAGAAGTGATTGAGTAA
- a CDS encoding CsbD family protein, with amino-acid sequence MSLEKRVEAIAKNLEGKVQETVGELTGNERQKREGQMKQVQASAMNAREDLKDKAKKIIDKA; translated from the coding sequence ATGAGTCTTGAAAAGCGCGTGGAAGCAATTGCCAAAAACTTGGAAGGGAAAGTCCAAGAAACTGTTGGAGAGTTGACAGGCAACGAAAGACAAAAAAGAGAAGGCCAAATGAAGCAGGTGCAAGCTTCAGCCATGAATGCCAGAGAAGACCTTAAAGATAAGGCCAAGAAAATAATCGACAAAGCTTAA